In a single window of the Actinomycetota bacterium genome:
- a CDS encoding NAD-dependent epimerase/dehydratase family protein — MTSLLEAEPWVGEIAGIDVDPPRRRLRKAAFHRIDPHDRHKVVEVVTAFNPHVLVHLSVWEPDARASPASAKHLTDASAVGVLGGAAECPALEHIVVRSGIELYGRSRDSLTRPAEDAPIRPTTMFGEMVANIEHVAADAASRAGVALTALRLAPVLGPHVPSPLGRLLRLPVVPFSLLADPAFAVVLEADAAHAFVRAAKDTVDGPLNIVGPGAITALQAIVRGRRIPLPLFGPEWEITRRLTHALGAPVPEHVMEALHRGRLADGERCKQVLGWSPPTTTSQIIDRLYEWPSIVRVPPQHQWEVA; from the coding sequence GTGACGTCGCTGCTCGAGGCCGAACCGTGGGTGGGCGAGATCGCCGGCATCGACGTCGACCCTCCGCGGCGGCGCCTGCGCAAGGCGGCGTTCCACCGGATCGACCCCCACGATCGCCACAAGGTGGTCGAGGTCGTCACCGCGTTCAACCCCCACGTGCTCGTCCACCTCTCCGTGTGGGAGCCCGACGCCCGCGCCAGCCCCGCCAGCGCGAAGCATCTCACCGACGCCAGCGCAGTCGGCGTCCTCGGCGGAGCCGCCGAGTGCCCGGCGCTCGAGCACATCGTCGTGCGCTCCGGCATCGAGCTCTACGGCCGCAGCCGCGACAGCCTCACCCGCCCGGCCGAAGACGCGCCCATCCGGCCGACGACGATGTTCGGCGAGATGGTCGCGAACATCGAGCACGTCGCTGCCGACGCGGCCAGCAGGGCCGGTGTCGCGCTCACCGCACTGCGCCTCGCGCCGGTGCTCGGGCCGCATGTACCGAGCCCCCTTGGACGCCTGCTGCGGCTGCCGGTGGTGCCGTTCAGCCTGCTCGCCGACCCGGCGTTCGCAGTGGTGCTCGAAGCCGACGCGGCGCACGCCTTCGTGAGGGCGGCCAAGGACACCGTCGACGGACCGCTCAACATCGTCGGACCGGGCGCGATCACCGCGCTCCAGGCGATCGTGCGCGGACGGCGCATCCCGCTGCCCCTCTTCGGACCGGAGTGGGAGATCACCCGTCGGTTGACCCACGCCCTCGGCGCCCCCGTGCCCGAGCACGTGATGGAGGCGCTGCACCGCGGCCGCCTCGCCGACGGCGAGCGCTGCAAGCAGGTGCTCGGCTGGTCGCCGCCGACGACCACCAGCCAGATCATCGATCGGCTCTACGAGTGGCCGAGCATCGTGCGCGTGCCGCCCCAGCACCAGTGGGAGGTGGCGTGA
- a CDS encoding SIMPL domain-containing protein, which yields MATVTVVGSATATVRPDRVVARLQLSSLAAQPADAIDAVAASSRRLEALLADLGIAAEASATSGIEIGEEWQHRRDENVLVGYRASVRVAVTVTDLEVLGRLVRDAVAHVGAQVQGLDWSVDATNPVRRELLGQAAVDARARADAYATALGLTVSAVDAVSELPLSAPPEPMPRGGAAFAMKMASAEMDQLATSPGQVEITARVHVRFNVLP from the coding sequence ATGGCCACGGTCACCGTCGTCGGCTCGGCCACCGCCACCGTGCGACCCGACCGCGTCGTCGCCCGCCTGCAGCTGAGCAGTCTCGCCGCCCAGCCCGCCGACGCGATCGACGCCGTCGCCGCCAGCTCGCGCCGGCTCGAGGCGCTGCTCGCCGACCTCGGCATCGCGGCCGAGGCCTCCGCCACGAGCGGCATCGAGATCGGCGAGGAGTGGCAGCACCGTCGTGACGAGAACGTCCTCGTCGGCTACCGGGCGAGCGTCCGGGTGGCGGTGACGGTGACCGATCTGGAAGTGCTCGGACGCCTGGTGCGTGATGCTGTCGCGCACGTCGGTGCCCAGGTCCAGGGCCTCGACTGGAGCGTCGACGCCACCAACCCGGTGCGCCGTGAGCTGCTCGGCCAGGCAGCGGTCGACGCCCGCGCCCGGGCCGACGCCTACGCGACGGCGCTCGGGCTCACCGTGAGCGCCGTCGATGCCGTCAGCGAACTGCCGCTCTCCGCTCCTCCCGAGCCGATGCCCCGGGGCGGCGCGGCGTTCGCGATGAAGATGGCGTCGGCCGAGATGGACCAGCTCGCCACCAGTCCCGGGCAGGTCGAGATAACTGCAAGGGTGCACGTGAGGTTCAACGTCTTGCCGTGA
- the tilS gene encoding tRNA lysidine(34) synthetase TilS, with product MSTVGTASIAFDVGDSLLARCNFPPPGTAVTCAVSGGADSMALLVLAVHARCQVEAVHVDHGLRPGGEAEAAAVRRVATGLGAAFRAERVDVGAGPNLEARARAARYAVLPPGVLTGHTADDQAETVLINVLRGAGLDGLAGIRASRPAGPSRPLLALRRSETRGLCAHMGIVAVDDPSNDDRSLLRNRIRHELLPLLSTAANRDLVPVLARQAALAADEADLLDDLAAALDPTDARALVDAPAPLARRAVRGWLRAVQGGGLPPDSASVERVLAVARGDRLATEVAGGWRVRRSAQRLSLVPPPPEARPIGLRSE from the coding sequence GTGAGCACGGTGGGCACGGCGAGCATCGCTTTCGACGTGGGCGACTCGCTGCTCGCCCGCTGCAACTTCCCACCGCCGGGCACCGCCGTCACCTGCGCCGTGTCGGGAGGCGCCGACTCGATGGCGCTGCTCGTCCTCGCCGTCCACGCCCGATGCCAGGTGGAGGCGGTGCACGTCGACCACGGCCTGCGCCCCGGAGGCGAGGCCGAGGCCGCAGCCGTCCGGCGCGTCGCCACCGGGCTCGGGGCGGCGTTTCGCGCCGAGCGAGTCGACGTCGGCGCCGGGCCGAACCTAGAGGCGCGTGCCCGCGCCGCGCGATACGCCGTGCTGCCGCCCGGCGTCCTGACTGGCCACACCGCCGACGACCAGGCGGAGACGGTGCTGATCAACGTCTTGCGCGGCGCGGGTCTCGACGGTCTGGCCGGCATCCGGGCGAGCAGGCCCGCAGGCCCGAGCCGCCCGCTGCTCGCCCTGCGCCGGTCCGAGACGCGCGGGCTGTGCGCGCACATGGGCATCGTGGCCGTGGACGACCCCTCCAACGACGACCGGTCGCTCCTGCGCAACCGGATCCGCCACGAGCTGCTCCCGCTGCTGTCGACGGCCGCCAACCGTGACCTCGTCCCGGTGCTGGCGCGCCAGGCGGCATTGGCGGCCGACGAGGCCGATCTGCTCGACGACCTCGCCGCCGCGCTCGACCCCACCGATGCCCGCGCGTTGGTCGACGCCCCTGCCCCCCTGGCCAGGCGCGCGGTTCGTGGCTGGTTGCGCGCCGTGCAAGGTGGCGGCCTACCGCCGGATTCGGCCAGCGTCGAGCGCGTGCTGGCGGTCGCTCGCGGCGACCGCCTGGCGACCGAAGTGGCCGGCGGGTGGCGGGTGCGCCGGTCGGCACAGCGGCTCTCGCTCGTTCCGCCGCCTCCGGAGGCGAGGCCCATTGGCCTTCGCAGCGAGTAG
- a CDS encoding zinc-dependent metalloprotease: MASPDLPSPIDWALAERVAIRVSSRSPAPTTDLPTDADLAGVVAEAEELVAAETGLRPPTPAHISVIDRPEWIRANLASFRRLLEPTFEHWIDTFAKRRPDKPAPRPGGATARIAAIELGAMLGWVSGRVLGQYDLLVAGDTVDGQDAVYLVAPNMAMLEQKFGFDREQFRFWVALHELTHRAQFRGVPWMHDYYQGLVKEALAAANPDPGHLARSLRDAARDPAAAKARLDEGGALALVATPEQRELLGRIGGLMALLEGHGDQTMDRAASRERLPEAPRFALVLRERRKRATPVARLVQRLIGLEAKLNQYAAGARFLDAIETVEGRGAVELCWQAPQNLPTLDEVKDPGLWLQRVAW; the protein is encoded by the coding sequence ATGGCCAGCCCCGACCTGCCCTCGCCGATCGACTGGGCTCTTGCCGAGCGGGTCGCCATCCGCGTCAGCTCCCGCTCGCCGGCACCGACCACCGACCTGCCCACCGATGCCGACCTGGCCGGCGTCGTCGCCGAGGCCGAAGAGCTCGTCGCGGCCGAGACCGGTCTGCGCCCGCCCACCCCGGCGCACATCTCGGTGATCGACCGACCGGAGTGGATCCGAGCGAACCTGGCGTCGTTCCGGCGCCTTCTCGAGCCCACCTTCGAGCACTGGATCGACACGTTCGCCAAGCGCCGACCCGACAAGCCGGCACCGCGCCCGGGTGGGGCCACCGCCCGCATCGCGGCGATCGAGCTGGGGGCGATGCTCGGCTGGGTGTCGGGCCGCGTGCTCGGCCAGTACGACCTGCTCGTCGCCGGTGACACGGTCGACGGACAAGACGCGGTGTACCTCGTCGCTCCCAACATGGCGATGCTGGAGCAGAAGTTCGGGTTCGACCGCGAGCAGTTCCGCTTCTGGGTCGCGCTGCACGAGTTGACCCACCGCGCCCAGTTCCGCGGCGTGCCGTGGATGCACGACTACTACCAGGGTCTGGTGAAGGAGGCGCTGGCCGCGGCCAACCCCGACCCCGGTCACCTCGCCCGGTCGTTGCGCGACGCGGCGCGTGACCCTGCGGCGGCGAAGGCCCGTCTCGACGAAGGCGGCGCGCTGGCCCTCGTCGCCACGCCCGAACAGCGCGAGTTGCTCGGGCGCATCGGCGGGCTGATGGCGCTGCTCGAAGGCCACGGTGACCAGACGATGGACCGCGCCGCCAGCCGCGAGCGTCTGCCCGAGGCTCCCCGATTCGCGCTCGTGCTGCGTGAGCGGCGCAAGCGGGCGACGCCGGTCGCCCGGCTGGTGCAGCGCCTCATCGGCCTCGAAGCCAAGCTCAACCAGTACGCCGCCGGTGCCCGCTTCCTCGACGCGATCGAGACGGTCGAGGGCCGCGGCGCGGTCGAGCTCTGCTGGCAGGCGCCGCAGAACCTGCCGACGCTCGACGAGGTGAAAGACCCCGGGCTCTGGCTGCAGCGAGTCGCCTGGTGA
- a CDS encoding zf-HC2 domain-containing protein, protein MADCNETLHELHAFLDDELTTDTRQAIEHHLNGCTDCLQAFDFHAELKLVIRQKCHEDAMPPELVAKLERCFDTDFDLDGEIG, encoded by the coding sequence GTGGCTGACTGCAACGAGACGCTCCACGAGCTCCACGCATTCCTCGACGACGAGCTGACCACCGACACGCGCCAGGCGATCGAGCACCACCTGAACGGCTGCACGGACTGCCTGCAGGCGTTCGACTTCCATGCCGAGCTGAAGCTCGTCATCCGCCAGAAGTGCCACGAAGACGCGATGCCCCCGGAGCTGGTCGCCAAGCTGGAGCGCTGCTTCGACACCGACTTCGACCTCGACGGCGAGATCGGGTGA